The following proteins come from a genomic window of Malus domestica chromosome 02, GDT2T_hap1:
- the LOC103407337 gene encoding glutamate receptor 1.3-like produces the protein MSFSEPSPPLPINDDRYAFSVGVAQDETSQVMGINAIIEVYKWKDVILLYDNTEYGNDMIPTLTSSLQQKNVYIAHKSCVAISSTNEQIFEELQTLMKLKTKVFVVHISHLLVPRLFSNVNKLEMMSEGYTWILTSASMNFLHFMDSIVIESMQGVIGLKSYIPASTRLQNLTSKVRNKLYMEDPNMKVLELSADKIWVYDATWALAEAIERASTKNSSRSKHGVVLLREILQRRFKGLSGEIQFPKGKLISGTLEIVNVIGKEARRVGFWFFEEKTEKAQSHMLNNGRNLLLSNHLKTIRWPGGSKRQLSSEIKLRIGVPVRVGFKELVRVEHDLQTNRTNVTGFSIDVFKTAISALPYKVSFEFFPFENENGVMAGTYSDLVYQVYLKKYDAVVGDITITSNRSQYVDFTMPYTDLGVGILVPKRKDNMWIFLKPLSAHLWITSACFFILTGFIVWLIERPVNQEFQGTTSQQIGTILWFSFSTLAFSHREKILSNLAKFVVIIWMFVVLILTSSYTATLASMMTVKQIRMDSIGNYIGYQSGSLGVTVNLNFKEVKPYHSVEEYADALSKGSKHGGVSAIIDELPYINIFLAKYSSDYSLMKTKSTTNGFAFVFPKGSKLVHDLSKQIRHMREEGKLLDLEETWFPRKKSFMPEDYTISSPSNTLGLYNFLGLFLVSGVSSAVALFLFVIFSHSFRNLIKGQLQSVGGRLQRLRMFLPL, from the exons ATGTCCTTTTCGGAACCTAGTcctcctcttcctataaatgaCGATAGATATGCCTTCTCTGTTGGGGTCGCACAAGATGAAACTTCTCAAGTTATGGGGATCAATGCCATCATCGAAGTTTATAAATGGAAGGATGTCATACTTCTGTATGACAATACAGAGTACGGGAATGACATGATTCCAACTTTGACAAGTTCCCTTCAACAGAAAAATGTGTATATAGCACATAAAAGTTGTGTTGCTATATCCTCAACAAATGAACAAATCTTTGAAGAACTCCAAACGCTAATGAAATTGAAGACAAAGGTATTTGTTGTGCACATTTCACACTTGCTTGTGCCTCGCCTTTTCTCTAATGTAAATAAGTTAGAAATGATGAGTGAAGGGTATACTTGGATTCTGACTTCAGCTAGCATGAATTTCTTGCATTTCATGGATTCTATTGTGATTGAATCAATGCAAGGAGTGATAGGTTTGAAGTCTTATATTCCAGCATCAACTAGGCTGCAAAATCTTACTTCAAAAGTGAGGAACAAACTTTACATGGAGGATCCAAATATGAAAGTACTTGAGTTAAGTGCAGACAAAATCTGGGTGTACGATGCAACTTGGGCTCTAGCTGAAGCAATTGAAAGAGCAAGTACTAAAAATTCTAGTAGATCCAAACATGGAGTTGTGCTACTAAGAGAAATATTGCAAAGGAGGTTTAAGGGTTTAAGTGGTGAAATTCAATTTCCAAAGGGGAAACTGATTTCGGGTACATTAGAGATAGTAAATGTGATAGGAAAAGAGGCAAGAAGGGTCGGATTTTGGTTTTTCGAAGAAAAGACCGAGAAAGCTCAGTCACACATGCTTAACAATGGGAGAAATCTTCTTTTAAGCAACCATTTGAAAACAATCAGATGGCCAGGAGGATCTAAAAGGCAATTGAGTAGTGAAATAAAATTGAGAATTGGTGTTCCAGTGAGAGTTGGGTTCAAGGAACTTGTGCGAGTGGAGCATGATCTTCAAACCAATAGAACAAATGTCACTGGGTTCAGTATCGATGTGTTCAAAACTGCAATCAGTGCGTTGCCGTATAAAGtaagttttgagttttttccaTTTGAGAATGAAAATGGAGTTATGGCGGGGACTTACAGTGATCTTGTTTACCAGGTTTATCTCAAG AAGTACGATGCTGTCGTTGGAGATATAACAATCACATCGAACAGATCTCAATATGTTGATTTTACAATGCCATATACTGACCTAGGTGTGGGAATACTAGTGCCAAAACGAAAGGACAACATGTGGATTTTCTTGAAACCTCTTTCAGCTCACCTTTGGATAACGAGTGCATGTTTCTTTATACTTACGGGTTTCATTGTGTGGTTAATTGAGCGTCCTGTCAACCAAGAATTCCAAGGTACAACTTCACAGCAAATCGGCACAATATTATGGTTCTCCTTCTCAACCCTTGCATTTTCTCATA GGGAGAAGATACTAAGCAACCTGGCAAAGTTTGTAGTGATAATATGGATGTTCGTAGTGCTTATATTGACATCCAGTTACACTGCTACTTTAGCATCAATGATGACAGTTAAACAGATACGAATGGACTCAATTGGAAACTATATAGGTTACCAATCAGGTTCATTGGGAGTTACAGTGAACTTGAATTTCAAAGAGGTTAAGCCATATCATTCAGTTGAAGAATATGCAGATGCTTTATCAAAAGGAAGCAAGCATGGTGGTGTTTCGGCCATAATTGATGAGCTTCCATATATCAATATCTTCCTTGCAAAGTATTCTTCTGACTACTCCCTCATGAAAACCAAGTCTACCACCAATGGTTTTGCTTTT GTTTTCCCTAAAGGTTCGAAATTGGTCCATGACTTATCGAAACAAATACGACATATGAGAGAAGAAGGAAAGCTTTTAGACCTGGAAGAGACCTGGTttccaagaaaaaaaagttttatgCCGGAGGATTATACTATAAGTAGTCCCTCCAATACTCTTGGCCTCTACAACTTTCTTGGTTTATTCCTCGTCAGCGGGGTTTCGTCTGCTGTTGCACTCTTCTTATTCGTAATCTTTTCCCATTCATTTAGAAATCTGATTAAAGGACAACTGCAGTCGGTTGGAGGACGACTGCAGCGTTTAAGGATGTTCCTTCCACTGTAA